In the Anguilla anguilla isolate fAngAng1 chromosome 7, fAngAng1.pri, whole genome shotgun sequence genome, one interval contains:
- the slc30a9 gene encoding zinc transporter 9: protein MFPGLAQRPWHVFCRVYLRQRASLSQRAPRVGRPCQGWQNAGGVHSLWFSLHDSHVAALAVGQNQYYSTTSGSKDGSSSGPDKPDTPEKAPETAPQPDVPAGDTTAQDLAIPGPAKAIQVKVRAVLKKREYGAKYTQNNFITAVRAMNEFCLKPSDLEQLRKIRRRSPHDDTEAFTVFLRSDVESKALEVWGSQEALARERNLRSEVEREYKENLFRNQQLLKEYKDFWGNTKPRSGKRTTFLQGPGKVVMVAICINGLNFFFKLLAWVYTGSASMFSEAIHSLADTCNQALLALGISQSVRNPDAVHPYGFTNMRYIASLISGVGIFMMGAGLSWYHGIIGLLHPQPIESLLWAYCILAGSLVSEGATLLVAFNEIKKSAQLQGLSFYDYVMQSRDPSTNVVLLEDAAAVLGVILAASCMGLTSLTGNPYYDCLGSLGVGTLLGAVSAFLIYTNTEALLGRSIQAEHLQKLTEFLENDPAVRAIHDVKATDMGLNKVRFKAEVDFDGRVVTRAYLEKQDIDQILSEIQQVKTAEELENFMLKHGENIIDMLGAEVDRLEKELKQRNPEVRHVDLEIL from the exons GGTGGCAGAATGCGGGTGGAGTGCACAGCCTCTGGTTCAGTCTCCATGACAGCCACGTGGCAGCTCTCGCGGTGGGTCAGAACCAGTACTACTCCACCACCAGCGGCAGCAAAGACGGGTCCTCGTCTGGGCCCGATAAACCCGACACGCCTGAGAAGGCCCCGGAAACTGCTCCTCAGCCCGATGTGCCCG CTGGAGATACAACTG CACAAGATCTCGCAATCCCTGGCCCAGCTAAGGCTATCCAAGTGAAAG TGAGGGCGGTACTGAAGAAGAGGGAGTACGGTGCGAAGTACACCCAGAATAACTTCATCACTGCGGTTAGAGCCATGAACGAGTTCTGTCTCAAACCCAG CGACCTGGAGCAGCTGCGGAAGATCCGCCGACGCAGTCCCCACGACGACACCGAAGCGTTCACCGTCTTCCTGCGCTCTGACGTGGAGTCAAA GGCTCTGGAAGTGTGGGGTAGCCAAGAGGCACTCGCCCGGGAGAGGAACCTGAGGAGCGAGGTTGAGAGGGAGTATAAAGAAA atttatttcgGAATCAACAACTTTTGAAGGAATATAAAGATTTCTGGGGCAACACAAAG CCTCGATCGGGTAAGCGGACCACATTTTTACAAGGCCCGGGGAAGGTGGTGATGGTCGCCATTTGCAT AAACGGGCTGAATTTCTTCTTCAAGCTCTTGGCTTGGGTATACACTGGATCAGCCAGTATGTTCTCCGAGGCCATCCACTCACTAGCCGACACCTGCAACCAA gccctgtTGGCTTTGGGCATTAGCCAGTCAGTAAGGAACCCGGACGCGGTGCACCC gtACGGCTTTACCAACATGCGCTACATCGCCTCCCTCATCAGCGGGGTGGGCATCTTCatgatgggggcggggctgtcctGGTACCACGGCATCATCGGCCTCCTGCACCCGCAGCCAATCGAGTCCCTGCTCTGG GCTTACTGCATTCTGGCTGGCTCCCTGGTCTCAGAGGGAG CTACGCTGCTGGTGGCGTTCAATGAGATTAAAAAGAGTGCTCAACTCCAAGGGTTGTCTTTCTATGACTACG TGATGCAGTCTCGAGACCCGAGCACTAATGTGGTCCTGCTGGAGGATGCAGCTGCTGTGCTGGGAGTTATCCTGGCTGCCAGCTGCATGGGCCTCACCTCTCTCACTG GTAACCCGTACTACGACTGCCTGGGCTCCCTGGGCGTGGGCACGCTGCTGGGCGCCGTCTCGGCCTTCCTCATCTACACCAACACCGAGGCGCTGCTGGGCCGCTCCATCCAGGCCGAGCACCTGCAGAAGCTCACCGAGTTCCTGGAGAACGACCCCGCCGTCAG GGCGATCCACGATGTGAAAGCCACAGACATGGGCTTGAACAAAGTGCGTTTCAAGGCGGAGGTGGACTTCGACGGGAGGGTGGTGACGCGGGCCTACCTGGAGAAGCAGGACATCGATCAGATACTCAGC GAAATCCAGCAGGTGAAGACTGCAGAGGAGCTGGAGAACTTCATGCTTAAGCACGGGGAGAACATCATCGACATGCTCGGGGCTGAGGTTGACCGGCTGGAGAAGGAACTTAAG CAACGCAATCCGGAGGTGCGGCATGTTGACCTGGAGATCCTgtag